One Pelodiscus sinensis isolate JC-2024 chromosome 24, ASM4963464v1, whole genome shotgun sequence DNA segment encodes these proteins:
- the LOC102450670 gene encoding nucleotidyltransferase MB21D2 isoform X1 — translation MQRCEHQAMVSPERDVVPRPAQPLTDLDFHSGARIAELNQLVQELSKQTMWDPGVRAAPELLTLKDFVFSLLGLVHKVDKKLPEANEYLLLSGGARQGTVDLDPGVLGCYTSRANYDADYTLLVPVLQTHGCPIALDLHRCPPGYAWLPLAPFGPEAWHRWADCCQHHDGQAYLAPSLVSAWFCQTLVAVTSQAQATPQQGEPTVEWVVGQGGLVTLMLRHGTLRALYDVVPVVAFQGWPAVAQDWLSHSHFWEGKLMEEDVAEGFYLLPSSCPAWRDYPDQGRTTLTKDYLLTWQESLGPVEAPGLVETVGKAWHEAQNLVDVVGLTWHEVSGSGEAVDSVKAIGPTCHEAQDPVDASGLAWHDTLDPVEAMSQLEALGPAEAVGPAWREAQDAAEATGLAWRLSFSRSELHLKQVVPPPLLQAFRAARAALSCTWNKKVGPYHLWTLVLWACDRLPARYLGQEENAAHCLLGLLDDMVSSLARASCPHYFLPSCNRLEGVWEPGLARTVAAVRGDPAGHLRQAVERVKVAAKLGRAPDEGSEAEV, via the exons ATGCAGAGGTGCGAG CACCAGGCCATGGTCTCCCCAGAGAGGGATGTTGTCcctcgcccagcccagcccctcacagACCTGGATTTCCACTCTGGAGCCCGGATTGCCGAACTCAACCAGCTGGTACAAGAGCTAAGCAAGCAGACCATGtgggacccaggtgtccgggcCGCCCCCGAACTGCTGACTCTCAAGGACTTTGTATTCTCGCTGCTGG GTCTGGTGCACAAGGTGGACAAGAAGCTTCCAGAGGCCAATGAATACCTCCTGCTCTCTGGCGGGGCACGCCAGGGCACGGTGGACTTGGACCCTGGAGTTCTGGGCTGCTACACCTCACGGGCCAACTACGATGCTGACTATACCCTCCTGGTGCCTGTTCTGCAAACCCATGGTTGCCCCATAGCTCTGGACCTGCACCGTTGCCCACCAGGCTACGCCTGGCTTCCCTTAGCCCCCTTCGGCCCAGAGGCCTGGCACCGGTGGGCTGACTGCTGCcaacaccatgatggccaggccTACTTAGCCCCTAGCCTGGTCTCAGCCTGGTTCTGCCAGACGTTGGTGGCCGTGaccagccaggcccaggccaccCCACAACAAGGGGAACCAACCGTGGaatgggtggttgggcagggtgGGCTGGTCACCCTCATGCTGCGGCATGGCACCCTCCGGGCACTGTATGATGTGGTGCCCGTTGTGGCCTTCCAGGGATGGCCGGCAGTCGCCCAGGATTGGCTGAGTCACAGCCATTTTTGGGAGGGCAAGCTGATGGAAGAGGACGTGGCCGAGGGCTtctacctcctgcccagctcctgtCCGGCTTGGCGGGACTACCCTGACCAAGGCAGGACTACCCTGACCAAGGACTACCTACTCACTTGGCAGGAGTCCCTTGGCCCAGTGGAGGCCCCGGGCCTGGTGGAGACTGTGGGTAAGGCTTGGCATGAGGCCCAAAACCTGGTGGATGTGGTGGGCCTCACTTGGCATGAGGTCTCGGGCTCAGGGGAGGCTGTGGACTCAGTGAAGGCCATAGGCCCAACTTGCCATGAGGCCCAAGACCCAGTGGATGCCTCAGGCCTCGCTTGGCATGACACCTTGGACCCAGTGGAGGCCATGAGCCAACTGGAGGCCCTGGGCCCAGCAGAGGCTGTGGGCCCTGCTTGGCGAGAGGCCCAGGACGCGGCAGAGGCCACGGGCCTTGCTTGGCGCCTGTCCTTCTCCAGGAGCGAGCTGCATCTCAAGCAGGTGGTGCCGCCTCCACTGCTGCAGGCCTTTCGGGCTGCCCGGGCTGCCCTGTCCTGCACCTGGAACAAGAAGGTCGGTCCGTATCACCTCTGGACCCTGGTGCTGTGGGCCTGTGACCGCCTGCCTGCACGCTACCTGGGCCAGGAGGAAAACGCAGCCCATTGCCTGCTAGGCCTCCTGGATGACATGGTATCCAGCCTGGCCCGTGCCTCCTGTCCCCACTATTTCCTGCCCAGCTGCAACAGGCTGGAAGGGGTCTGGGAGCCGGGCCTGGCCCGCACTGTGGCTGCCGTCCGGGGGGACCCAGCAGGACACCTGCGGCAAGCGGTGGAGAGGGTCAAGGTGGCCGCCAAGCTGGGCAGGGCTCCGGATGAGGGGTCTGAGGCTGAGGTGTAG
- the LOC102450670 gene encoding nucleotidyltransferase MB21D2 isoform X2: MVSPERDVVPRPAQPLTDLDFHSGARIAELNQLVQELSKQTMWDPGVRAAPELLTLKDFVFSLLGLVHKVDKKLPEANEYLLLSGGARQGTVDLDPGVLGCYTSRANYDADYTLLVPVLQTHGCPIALDLHRCPPGYAWLPLAPFGPEAWHRWADCCQHHDGQAYLAPSLVSAWFCQTLVAVTSQAQATPQQGEPTVEWVVGQGGLVTLMLRHGTLRALYDVVPVVAFQGWPAVAQDWLSHSHFWEGKLMEEDVAEGFYLLPSSCPAWRDYPDQGRTTLTKDYLLTWQESLGPVEAPGLVETVGKAWHEAQNLVDVVGLTWHEVSGSGEAVDSVKAIGPTCHEAQDPVDASGLAWHDTLDPVEAMSQLEALGPAEAVGPAWREAQDAAEATGLAWRLSFSRSELHLKQVVPPPLLQAFRAARAALSCTWNKKVGPYHLWTLVLWACDRLPARYLGQEENAAHCLLGLLDDMVSSLARASCPHYFLPSCNRLEGVWEPGLARTVAAVRGDPAGHLRQAVERVKVAAKLGRAPDEGSEAEV, encoded by the exons ATGGTCTCCCCAGAGAGGGATGTTGTCcctcgcccagcccagcccctcacagACCTGGATTTCCACTCTGGAGCCCGGATTGCCGAACTCAACCAGCTGGTACAAGAGCTAAGCAAGCAGACCATGtgggacccaggtgtccgggcCGCCCCCGAACTGCTGACTCTCAAGGACTTTGTATTCTCGCTGCTGG GTCTGGTGCACAAGGTGGACAAGAAGCTTCCAGAGGCCAATGAATACCTCCTGCTCTCTGGCGGGGCACGCCAGGGCACGGTGGACTTGGACCCTGGAGTTCTGGGCTGCTACACCTCACGGGCCAACTACGATGCTGACTATACCCTCCTGGTGCCTGTTCTGCAAACCCATGGTTGCCCCATAGCTCTGGACCTGCACCGTTGCCCACCAGGCTACGCCTGGCTTCCCTTAGCCCCCTTCGGCCCAGAGGCCTGGCACCGGTGGGCTGACTGCTGCcaacaccatgatggccaggccTACTTAGCCCCTAGCCTGGTCTCAGCCTGGTTCTGCCAGACGTTGGTGGCCGTGaccagccaggcccaggccaccCCACAACAAGGGGAACCAACCGTGGaatgggtggttgggcagggtgGGCTGGTCACCCTCATGCTGCGGCATGGCACCCTCCGGGCACTGTATGATGTGGTGCCCGTTGTGGCCTTCCAGGGATGGCCGGCAGTCGCCCAGGATTGGCTGAGTCACAGCCATTTTTGGGAGGGCAAGCTGATGGAAGAGGACGTGGCCGAGGGCTtctacctcctgcccagctcctgtCCGGCTTGGCGGGACTACCCTGACCAAGGCAGGACTACCCTGACCAAGGACTACCTACTCACTTGGCAGGAGTCCCTTGGCCCAGTGGAGGCCCCGGGCCTGGTGGAGACTGTGGGTAAGGCTTGGCATGAGGCCCAAAACCTGGTGGATGTGGTGGGCCTCACTTGGCATGAGGTCTCGGGCTCAGGGGAGGCTGTGGACTCAGTGAAGGCCATAGGCCCAACTTGCCATGAGGCCCAAGACCCAGTGGATGCCTCAGGCCTCGCTTGGCATGACACCTTGGACCCAGTGGAGGCCATGAGCCAACTGGAGGCCCTGGGCCCAGCAGAGGCTGTGGGCCCTGCTTGGCGAGAGGCCCAGGACGCGGCAGAGGCCACGGGCCTTGCTTGGCGCCTGTCCTTCTCCAGGAGCGAGCTGCATCTCAAGCAGGTGGTGCCGCCTCCACTGCTGCAGGCCTTTCGGGCTGCCCGGGCTGCCCTGTCCTGCACCTGGAACAAGAAGGTCGGTCCGTATCACCTCTGGACCCTGGTGCTGTGGGCCTGTGACCGCCTGCCTGCACGCTACCTGGGCCAGGAGGAAAACGCAGCCCATTGCCTGCTAGGCCTCCTGGATGACATGGTATCCAGCCTGGCCCGTGCCTCCTGTCCCCACTATTTCCTGCCCAGCTGCAACAGGCTGGAAGGGGTCTGGGAGCCGGGCCTGGCCCGCACTGTGGCTGCCGTCCGGGGGGACCCAGCAGGACACCTGCGGCAAGCGGTGGAGAGGGTCAAGGTGGCCGCCAAGCTGGGCAGGGCTCCGGATGAGGGGTCTGAGGCTGAGGTGTAG
- the LOC142819521 gene encoding uncharacterized protein LOC142819521 isoform X2 produces MGDSPCHGCPSSGTCCLDFQDTIVLLVALILLVQVALKIMTVICCQLWRLLLGFGGVFVTKPLPSPPANSTIRKPRCPAHDLKPCGRRSVHRELPFLRRCLLCPWEPVRLTMDVNLHRDPPRRHQDAPLCRHDAPRRYHNCTCPRAASAPSAVPRESSSPKQRPATVSCGTEARRGSGVRFRSASREELASSAAESQRQRPTKVYIYPVHPETPPASRDPSPGRRELRWKEDAATPAEGARQSQDMATNTSDGEAEKPAPPSGHARYFKAPEPSTQDWVYRPIKGPQWKRNQVG; encoded by the exons atGGGGGACAGCCCCTGCCATGGGTGCCCCTCGTCTGGCACCTGCTGCCTGGACTTTCAGGACACCATCGTACTGCTGGTCGCGCTGATCCTGCTGGTGCAAGTCGCCTTGAAGATCATGACAGTG atctGCTGCCAGCTCTGGAGGCTTCTCTTGGGGTTCGGAGGTGTTTTTGTGACTAAGC CACTCCCATCTCCACCCGCCAATTCCACCATCCGGAAGCCTCGCTGCCCGGCGCACGACCTGAAGCCCTGTGGCCGGCGCTCCGTACACAGAGAGCTCCCCTTTCTGCGACGCTGCCTGCTTTGCCCCTGGGAACCGGTACGCCTCACCATGGACGTCAACCTGCACCGGGATCCGCCCCGGCGCCACCAGGATGCCCCGCTGTGCCGGCATGACGCCCCAAGGCGCTACCATAACTGCACATGCCCCcgggctgcctcagccccctccgCCGTGCCCCGCGAGAGTAGCTCCCCCAAGCAGCGCCCAGCCACCGTCTCCTGCGGCACGGAGGCTCGCCGAGGGTCCGGGGTCCGGTTCCGCTCCGCCAGCCGGGAAGAGTTGGCCTCGTCAGCAGCCGAGTCCCAGCGCCAGCGGCCCACCAAGGTCTACATCTATCCTGTCCACCCCGAGACGCCGCCCGCCAGCCGTGACCCCTCGCCTGGGCGCCGGGAGTTGCGCTGGAAGGAGGACGCGGCAACACCAGCAGAGggagccaggcagagccaggacaTGGCCACCAACACCAGCGATGGGGAAGCGGAGAAACCAGCACCGCCCAGTGGCCACGCTCGGTACTTCAAAGCGCCAGAGCCCTCCACGCAGGACTGGGTCTACCGGCCCATCAAGGGGCCCCAGTGGAAACGGAATCAAGTGGGCTAA
- the LOC142819521 gene encoding uncharacterized protein LOC142819521 isoform X1, which produces MSQWCLASPPGYPGSCITMLRAGTCSPPPFQLSPSQRFLEAGGQGCRARLTSARPHPLSNGGQPLPWVPLVWHLLPGLSGHHRTAGRADPAGASRLEDHDSALPSPPANSTIRKPRCPAHDLKPCGRRSVHRELPFLRRCLLCPWEPVRLTMDVNLHRDPPRRHQDAPLCRHDAPRRYHNCTCPRAASAPSAVPRESSSPKQRPATVSCGTEARRGSGVRFRSASREELASSAAESQRQRPTKVYIYPVHPETPPASRDPSPGRRELRWKEDAATPAEGARQSQDMATNTSDGEAEKPAPPSGHARYFKAPEPSTQDWVYRPIKGPQWKRNQVG; this is translated from the exons ATGTCACAATGGTGTCTGGCTTCCCCTCCAGGATACCCCGGGAGCTGCATCACAATGCTCCGGGCTGGGACTTGCTCGCCCCCTCCTTTCCAGCTTTCCCCCAGTCAGCGGTTcctggaggctggggggcagggatgcagggCCCGGCTCACCAGCgcccggccccaccccctctccaatGGGGGACAGCCCCTGCCATGGGTGCCCCTCGTCTGGCACCTGCTGCCTGGACTTTCAGGACACCATCGTACTGCTGGTCGCGCTGATCCTGCTGGTGCAAGTCGCCTTGAAGATCATGACAGTG CACTCCCATCTCCACCCGCCAATTCCACCATCCGGAAGCCTCGCTGCCCGGCGCACGACCTGAAGCCCTGTGGCCGGCGCTCCGTACACAGAGAGCTCCCCTTTCTGCGACGCTGCCTGCTTTGCCCCTGGGAACCGGTACGCCTCACCATGGACGTCAACCTGCACCGGGATCCGCCCCGGCGCCACCAGGATGCCCCGCTGTGCCGGCATGACGCCCCAAGGCGCTACCATAACTGCACATGCCCCcgggctgcctcagccccctccgCCGTGCCCCGCGAGAGTAGCTCCCCCAAGCAGCGCCCAGCCACCGTCTCCTGCGGCACGGAGGCTCGCCGAGGGTCCGGGGTCCGGTTCCGCTCCGCCAGCCGGGAAGAGTTGGCCTCGTCAGCAGCCGAGTCCCAGCGCCAGCGGCCCACCAAGGTCTACATCTATCCTGTCCACCCCGAGACGCCGCCCGCCAGCCGTGACCCCTCGCCTGGGCGCCGGGAGTTGCGCTGGAAGGAGGACGCGGCAACACCAGCAGAGggagccaggcagagccaggacaTGGCCACCAACACCAGCGATGGGGAAGCGGAGAAACCAGCACCGCCCAGTGGCCACGCTCGGTACTTCAAAGCGCCAGAGCCCTCCACGCAGGACTGGGTCTACCGGCCCATCAAGGGGCCCCAGTGGAAACGGAATCAAGTGGGCTAA